Proteins encoded in a region of the Magallana gigas chromosome 8, xbMagGiga1.1, whole genome shotgun sequence genome:
- the LOC105338750 gene encoding uncharacterized protein isoform X1 — MSSVYDFEDDVLQSRETVNSGLESKALRRYELVKERMGFVWWSLRRKEDRVYLILDGVDLDIKTKEFGIDNMLGHIVDLKKEDYLCVEFVGSYMENKVTMAVSDFCASANEFSRDIGHPKSTSDFCQRVKEKTTEDMEDDNYDKTSSKENENNMVSPNVYAEEARQRYIGEFDIPLSAINFASESKAIRQLNAQHLAELYTSFHSNLNNGMTLNFPPATAVAKTEDPFRRDAEVELIDGNHTHHVMLQLKELYPEREELKTRKVFLYEKLSPGAMSFLGLSRNDETSNSLRTSQFEELTIMRNVLQRKYGGIFSAAFQDDVYQLFNAVCPNDRTEETKRKKRLQHHIRLSTMRQSCWDQMDNIIKKHPGTSIFAFRELSRLEVSQASSLLQRVIDEGLSIAKMKKLLKDCPSPPPETTLFALQRIRGKANKERKRKGTPNAPSSSIPPKVSAIEEADNSRDNKEVEKNELNKHKQLQRDIEEKRKVKNTLERDIEEKRKEKENLNREVLATRNEKNDLEQEIELLKMDIRKIHKEKRSLEEEVEALKSQATRICKAEDSLPLKTLTCRQPEKSMPFSTPSTLSEGSKLHPAFVTAYTPEEKVVTAAVVEYTNRRVYMGALEEEKLTYCKTPLGKIEENFNITKINANSITLNKKDIQKFSKTEKKFLILTFLCPIRDFKLIIDDEKCQLITKKVLEYFRKS; from the exons ATGTCTTCAGTTTACGATTTTGAAGATGATGTTTTGCAATCCAGGGAAACAGTAAATTCAGGATTAG AGTCCAAAGCTCTCAGAAGGTATGAGTTGGTGAAAGAAAGAATGGGTTTTGTATGGTGGAGTTTAAGAAGAAAAGAGGATCGGGTTTACCTTATCTTAGATGGCGTCGATTTAGATATAAAAACGAAAG AGTTTGGCATAGACAACATGCTCGGACACATTGTAGATCTGAAAAAAGAAGACTATTTGTGTGTAGAA TTTGTTGGAAGTTACATGGAAAACAAAGTCACAATGGCTGTGAGCGACTTTTGTGCCAGTGCAAACGAATTTAGTAGAGATATCGGGCACCCGAAATCTACTTCAGATTTTTGTCAAAGAGTGAAAGaaaag ACTACGGAGGATATGGAAGATGATAACTATGACAAAACTTCTtcaaaggaaaatgaaaacaacatg GTTTCGCCAAACGTATATGCAGAGGAGGCCAGACAGCGATACATCGGAGAATTTGATATCCCACTGTCGGCAATAAACTTTGCTTCAGAGTCGAAAGCAATACGACAGTTAAATGCCCAACATTTGGCTGAACTTTATACAAGTTTCCACTCTAATCTAAACAACGGAATGACACTTAATTTTCCCCCGGCAACGGCAGTAGCCAAAACCGAGGACCCATTTCGACGAGATGCAGAGGTAGAGCTAATTGACGGTAACCACACGCATCACGTAATGCTCCAATTAAAAGAGCTCTACCCGGAGAGAGAAGAACTTAAGACAAG AAAGGTTTTCCTCTACGAGAAGCTCTCGCCGGGAGCTATGTCATTTCTTGGGCTTTCAAGAAATGACGAGACTTCCAATAGCTTACGAACTTCCCAATTTGAAGAACTAACAATAATGAGGAATGTTCTGCAAAGGAAATATGGGGGGATTTTTTCAGCCGCCTTCCAGGATGATGTGTATCAGCTTTTTAATGCTGTG TGTCCCAATGATCGTACAGAAGAAACGAAGAGGAAAAAAAGACTTCAGCATCACATAAGACTTTCAACAATGAGGCAGAGTTGCTGGGACCAAATGGACAACATCATTAAAAAGCACCCTGGGACAAGTATTTTTGCATTTAGAGAGTTAAGTCGCCTGGAGGTTTCTCAGGCAAGTTCTCTCCTTCAGAGAGTTATTGATGAAGGCTTGAGCATTGCCAAGATGAAAAAGCTATTGAAGGACTGTCCCTCTCCTCCACCAGAGACAACTTTATTTGCTCTGCAGAGAATTCGGGGAAAG GCTAACAAAGAAAGGAAAAGAAAAGGCACACCAAATGCACCAAGCTCATCGATTCCTCCAAAG gtttctGCAATAGAAGAAGCAGATAATTCTCGTGACAACAAAGAA gttgaaaaaaatgagctaaacaagCACAAACAATTACAG CGAGATATTGAAGAGAAAAGGAAAGTTAAGAATACTCTTGAG cgggatattgaagaaaaaagaaaagagaaagagaaTCTGAAT cgaGAAGTTCTTGCTaccagaaatgaaaaaaatgatctGGAACAAGAAATAGAATTATTAAAG ATGGATATCCGGAAGATTCATAAAGAGAAACGTTCCCTAGAAGAGGAGGTAGAGGCACTTAAG AGTCAAGCAACTAGGATCTGTAAAGCAGAAGACTCATTGCCACTAAAA ACGTTAACCTGCAGGCAGCCTGAAAAGAGCATGCCATTTTCAACCCCCTCCACTCTCTCTGAAGGATCAAAACTACATCCTGCGTTT GTTACTGCCTACACGCCAGAGGAGAAAGTCGTCACAGCTGCGGTTGTTGAGTATACCAACCGCAGAGTGTACATGGGGGCATTGGAGGAGGAAAAATTAACCTATTGCAAAACGCCATTGGGAAAGATTgaggaaaattttaatattacgAAAATAAATGCCAACTCTATTacgttaaataaaaaagatattcaaaaatttagcaaaactgaaaaaaagtttcttatTTTGACCTTCTTGTGCCCAATAAGGgactttaaattaattattgacGATGAAAAATGTCAACTAATCACTAAAAAAGTTTTGGAGTATTTTAGAAAATCTTAA
- the LOC105338750 gene encoding uncharacterized protein isoform X2, whose translation MSSVYDFEDDVLQSRETVNSGLESKALRRYELVKERMGFVWWSLRRKEDRVYLILDGVDLDIKTKEFGIDNMLGHIVDLKKEDYLCVEFVGSYMENKVTMAVSDFCASANEFSRDIGHPKSTSDFCQRVKEKLNDESDENEENELESTLETTLNDTTEDMEDDNYDKTSSKENENNMVSPNVYAEEARQRYIGEFDIPLSAINFASESKAIRQLNAQHLAELYTSFHSNLNNGMTLNFPPATAVAKTEDPFRRDAEVELIDGNHTHHVMLQLKELYPEREELKTRKVFLYEKLSPGAMSFLGLSRNDETSNSLRTSQFEELTIMRNVLQRKYGGIFSAAFQDDVYQLFNAVCPNDRTEETKRKKRLQHHIRLSTMRQSCWDQMDNIIKKHPGTSIFAFRELSRLEVSQASSLLQRVIDEGLSIAKMKKLLKDCPSPPPETTLFALQRIRGKANKERKRKGTPNAPSSSIPPKVSAIEEADNSRDNKEVEKNELNKHKQLQRDIEEKRKVKNTLERDIEEKRKEKENLNREVLATRNEKNDLEQEIELLKMDIRKIHKEKRSLEEEVEALKSQATRICKAEDSLPLKTLTCRQPEKSMPFSTPSTLSEGSKLHPAFVSYCLHARGESRHSCGC comes from the exons ATGTCTTCAGTTTACGATTTTGAAGATGATGTTTTGCAATCCAGGGAAACAGTAAATTCAGGATTAG AGTCCAAAGCTCTCAGAAGGTATGAGTTGGTGAAAGAAAGAATGGGTTTTGTATGGTGGAGTTTAAGAAGAAAAGAGGATCGGGTTTACCTTATCTTAGATGGCGTCGATTTAGATATAAAAACGAAAG AGTTTGGCATAGACAACATGCTCGGACACATTGTAGATCTGAAAAAAGAAGACTATTTGTGTGTAGAA TTTGTTGGAAGTTACATGGAAAACAAAGTCACAATGGCTGTGAGCGACTTTTGTGCCAGTGCAAACGAATTTAGTAGAGATATCGGGCACCCGAAATCTACTTCAGATTTTTGTCAAAGAGTGAAAGaaaag cttAATGACGAGTCtgatgaaaatgaagaaaacgAACTAGAGTCAACCCTTGAAACGACATTAAATGAC ACTACGGAGGATATGGAAGATGATAACTATGACAAAACTTCTtcaaaggaaaatgaaaacaacatg GTTTCGCCAAACGTATATGCAGAGGAGGCCAGACAGCGATACATCGGAGAATTTGATATCCCACTGTCGGCAATAAACTTTGCTTCAGAGTCGAAAGCAATACGACAGTTAAATGCCCAACATTTGGCTGAACTTTATACAAGTTTCCACTCTAATCTAAACAACGGAATGACACTTAATTTTCCCCCGGCAACGGCAGTAGCCAAAACCGAGGACCCATTTCGACGAGATGCAGAGGTAGAGCTAATTGACGGTAACCACACGCATCACGTAATGCTCCAATTAAAAGAGCTCTACCCGGAGAGAGAAGAACTTAAGACAAG AAAGGTTTTCCTCTACGAGAAGCTCTCGCCGGGAGCTATGTCATTTCTTGGGCTTTCAAGAAATGACGAGACTTCCAATAGCTTACGAACTTCCCAATTTGAAGAACTAACAATAATGAGGAATGTTCTGCAAAGGAAATATGGGGGGATTTTTTCAGCCGCCTTCCAGGATGATGTGTATCAGCTTTTTAATGCTGTG TGTCCCAATGATCGTACAGAAGAAACGAAGAGGAAAAAAAGACTTCAGCATCACATAAGACTTTCAACAATGAGGCAGAGTTGCTGGGACCAAATGGACAACATCATTAAAAAGCACCCTGGGACAAGTATTTTTGCATTTAGAGAGTTAAGTCGCCTGGAGGTTTCTCAGGCAAGTTCTCTCCTTCAGAGAGTTATTGATGAAGGCTTGAGCATTGCCAAGATGAAAAAGCTATTGAAGGACTGTCCCTCTCCTCCACCAGAGACAACTTTATTTGCTCTGCAGAGAATTCGGGGAAAG GCTAACAAAGAAAGGAAAAGAAAAGGCACACCAAATGCACCAAGCTCATCGATTCCTCCAAAG gtttctGCAATAGAAGAAGCAGATAATTCTCGTGACAACAAAGAA gttgaaaaaaatgagctaaacaagCACAAACAATTACAG CGAGATATTGAAGAGAAAAGGAAAGTTAAGAATACTCTTGAG cgggatattgaagaaaaaagaaaagagaaagagaaTCTGAAT cgaGAAGTTCTTGCTaccagaaatgaaaaaaatgatctGGAACAAGAAATAGAATTATTAAAG ATGGATATCCGGAAGATTCATAAAGAGAAACGTTCCCTAGAAGAGGAGGTAGAGGCACTTAAG AGTCAAGCAACTAGGATCTGTAAAGCAGAAGACTCATTGCCACTAAAA ACGTTAACCTGCAGGCAGCCTGAAAAGAGCATGCCATTTTCAACCCCCTCCACTCTCTCTGAAGGATCAAAACTACATCCTGCGTTTGTAA GTTACTGCCTACACGCCAGAGGAGAAAGTCGTCACAGCTGCGGTTGTTGA